Proteins from a genomic interval of Halomonas alkaliantarctica:
- a CDS encoding response regulator: MDTLKRVMYVEDDDDIRLVACMALEDVGGLTVKACSSGEQALRDVEAFAPQMFLLDVMMPGMDGPSTLLELSRQGYITEATAVAFMTAKVHPEEVVRYKKLGATDVIAKPFDPMTLADDVRSIWKAFNGRLN; the protein is encoded by the coding sequence TTGGATACACTAAAAAGAGTCATGTACGTTGAAGACGATGACGATATCCGTTTAGTCGCATGCATGGCGCTGGAGGATGTCGGCGGCTTAACCGTCAAGGCCTGTAGTTCCGGCGAACAAGCATTAAGAGACGTTGAAGCGTTTGCTCCCCAAATGTTTTTACTTGATGTGATGATGCCGGGCATGGATGGCCCTAGCACGCTGTTGGAATTGAGCCGCCAAGGCTATATCACCGAAGCAACAGCGGTGGCCTTCATGACGGCTAAAGTTCATCCTGAAGAGGTGGTGCGTTATAAGAAGCTCGGGGCCACAGACGTCATAGCAAAGCCTTTTGACCCCATGACGCTCGCTGACGACGTCCGCTCAATCTGGAAGGCATTTAATGGCCGACTCAACTAA
- a CDS encoding MFS transporter, translating into MTVMSGAIIAPALPGISRHFPDQPQVLIQLILTIPALMITLFSPLMGYLADRFGRKKLLLMMLGIYGFAGVAGFFIDRVDLLLSSRALMGIAVAGILSISTTLVGDYFESAERARFLGLQSSCMALGGVIFINLGGILSDWSWRGPFLLYLTGVLLLPYAWAVLQEPKSSGSVNTGVIDAPVKVDYGRTGLAYLIAMISMAMFYMFPAQLPFLLSQQGQISGMAIGIALSMAALTASIVAFCYGYYKPFLSVMTIYVLGFLLAATGFLIVGFTESYAMAIVGAAISGFGLGAFMPNTTTWLMRITPQRVRGRVFGGFTSTFFFGQFVSPVVVAPAVIWLESLRNVFTGMAVVCGLLAVVLIILGKTTLRADSKL; encoded by the coding sequence ATGACCGTCATGTCGGGGGCGATTATCGCGCCTGCGCTGCCGGGAATTAGCCGCCATTTTCCTGACCAACCACAGGTGTTGATTCAACTAATCCTAACCATTCCGGCGCTGATGATTACCCTGTTCAGCCCACTGATGGGGTATCTGGCTGACCGGTTTGGGCGCAAGAAATTGCTGCTGATGATGCTGGGCATCTATGGTTTTGCCGGGGTTGCGGGCTTTTTCATTGATCGCGTGGATCTGCTATTAAGTTCCCGCGCGCTAATGGGGATTGCGGTGGCCGGTATCCTCAGTATCAGTACGACCCTGGTAGGTGATTATTTTGAAAGCGCCGAACGCGCCCGTTTTTTGGGGCTACAAAGCAGTTGCATGGCTTTGGGCGGGGTTATTTTTATTAACCTTGGTGGAATACTTTCCGACTGGAGTTGGCGCGGCCCGTTTCTCCTCTACCTAACCGGCGTACTTTTGCTCCCCTATGCCTGGGCGGTTCTTCAAGAACCCAAATCCAGCGGTAGCGTAAACACCGGTGTCATCGATGCGCCTGTGAAGGTGGATTATGGGCGCACCGGGCTTGCCTACCTCATCGCTATGATCAGCATGGCGATGTTTTATATGTTTCCCGCCCAACTCCCCTTTTTGCTCTCTCAGCAGGGCCAGATAAGTGGCATGGCGATCGGCATCGCGCTTTCGATGGCGGCCCTAACGGCCAGTATCGTGGCGTTTTGCTACGGCTACTACAAACCGTTTCTGTCGGTGATGACGATCTATGTTTTAGGGTTCCTGCTGGCGGCCACTGGCTTTTTGATCGTTGGGTTCACCGAGAGTTACGCCATGGCCATTGTGGGTGCGGCGATTTCCGGTTTTGGCCTTGGCGCCTTCATGCCGAATACCACCACCTGGCTGATGCGAATCACTCCCCAGCGGGTGCGCGGCCGTGTATTTGGTGGCTTCACCTCGACCTTCTTTTTCGGCCAGTTTGTCTCCCCGGTGGTGGTCGCCCCGGCCGTGATCTGGCTAGAGTCGCTGCGTAATGTATTTACCGGCATGGCAGTGGTGTGCGGCCTGCTGGCCGTCGTGCTGATTATTCTGGGTAAAACGACCCTACGGGCAGATAGCAAGCTGTAG
- the ispB gene encoding octaprenyl diphosphate synthase encodes MTANVSSAQPVSPTPSPLHAVVADDFAAVNRTIVEQLNSKVPLVETIGQYITESGGKRLRPLLALLAARSLNYSGDKHIPLATLIEFMHTSTLLHDDVVDESHMRRGKKTANDAWGNAPSVLVGDFLYARSFQMMVDVGSMRIMAILSGATCIIAEGEVLQLTNIGNPSISEEDYFETILGKTAMLFEAASHSGAVLAEATPEQERALQYYGRYLGLAFQLIDDLLDYQGDADAMGKNVGDDLAEGKPTLPLIHAMEQGTPEQAKLIRQVIRNGGLDQLDAVLEIIHATGALDYTRQRAEEMADKALQQLDALPPSAYRDSMAQLARLAVDRQA; translated from the coding sequence ATGACTGCTAACGTCTCCTCAGCCCAGCCCGTCAGCCCAACACCTTCACCGCTGCACGCCGTGGTGGCTGATGACTTCGCAGCCGTTAACCGGACGATTGTCGAACAACTCAACTCTAAAGTGCCATTGGTCGAAACGATCGGCCAGTACATTACCGAAAGCGGTGGCAAACGGTTGCGCCCTTTATTGGCGCTACTGGCCGCCCGCTCTCTCAACTACAGCGGCGATAAGCATATCCCGCTGGCTACATTGATTGAGTTTATGCACACCTCCACGCTGCTACACGATGACGTCGTGGATGAATCGCATATGCGCCGGGGCAAGAAAACCGCCAATGACGCCTGGGGCAATGCGCCGTCGGTACTGGTCGGTGACTTTCTCTACGCCCGCTCGTTTCAGATGATGGTCGATGTGGGCTCCATGCGCATTATGGCGATCCTTTCCGGCGCTACCTGCATCATCGCAGAAGGCGAAGTGCTGCAGTTGACCAATATCGGCAACCCTAGCATCTCAGAAGAGGATTACTTCGAGACCATTTTGGGTAAAACCGCCATGCTGTTTGAAGCGGCTTCTCACAGCGGTGCGGTGCTGGCAGAAGCAACGCCGGAACAGGAGCGCGCGCTCCAGTATTATGGGCGCTACTTAGGTCTCGCCTTCCAGTTGATTGATGACCTGCTGGATTACCAGGGCGACGCCGATGCCATGGGCAAAAATGTCGGTGACGACTTGGCAGAAGGCAAGCCAACGCTGCCGCTGATCCACGCAATGGAGCAAGGCACGCCGGAACAAGCCAAGCTGATTCGCCAAGTGATTCGCAATGGCGGGCTTGATCAGCTCGACGCCGTGCTGGAAATTATTCACGCCACCGGCGCACTTGACTATACTCGCCAGCGAGCCGAAGAGATGGCCGATAAAGCCCTGCAACAGTTAGACGCCCTGCCGCCCAGCGCCTACCGCGACAGCATGGCCCAGCTGGCCCGCTTAGCGGTTGATCGCCAAGCATAA
- the rplU gene encoding 50S ribosomal protein L21, with the protein MYAIIKSGGKQYRVQEGQTLKLEKIEVATGETIEFEEVLMVADGDDFNIGAPMISGAKVSAEVVSHGRGDKVTIIKFRRRKHSMKRQGHRQWFTEVKITGISA; encoded by the coding sequence ATGTACGCAATTATTAAAAGCGGTGGCAAGCAGTACCGTGTTCAAGAAGGCCAAACCCTCAAGCTCGAGAAAATCGAAGTCGCTACCGGCGAAACGATTGAGTTTGAAGAAGTGCTGATGGTCGCTGACGGCGATGACTTCAACATCGGTGCGCCGATGATCAGTGGTGCTAAAGTCTCTGCCGAAGTGGTTTCCCACGGCCGTGGCGATAAAGTGACCATCATCAAGTTCCGTCGTCGTAAGCACAGCATGAAGCGTCAGGGCCACCGCCAGTGGTTCACTGAAGTCAAAATTACCGGAATTTCTGCGTAA
- the rpmA gene encoding 50S ribosomal protein L27 has protein sequence MAHKKAAGSTRNGRDSESKRLGVKLFGGQAATAGNIIVRQRGTRFHAGTGVGLGRDHTLFALSDGFVKFETKGPKNRKFVSIVSA, from the coding sequence ATGGCACATAAAAAGGCAGCCGGCTCCACGCGTAACGGTCGCGATTCCGAGTCCAAACGGTTAGGTGTAAAACTTTTCGGTGGCCAAGCGGCGACTGCGGGTAACATCATCGTGCGTCAGCGCGGCACACGTTTCCACGCGGGCACAGGCGTAGGCCTTGGTCGTGACCACACACTGTTCGCTCTGAGCGACGGTTTTGTGAAGTTTGAGACCAAAGGCCCGAAAAACCGCAAGTTCGTTAGCATCGTTTCTGCCTAA
- the cgtA gene encoding Obg family GTPase CgtA, translating to MQFVDEASIIVEAGKGGNGCLSFRREKYVPRGGPDGGDGGHGGSVYLIGDDALNTLIDFKFQRFYKAQNGQGGMGRQMSGKAGEDLHVKVPVGTTVIDEDTLEVIADVTEIGQVVLVGEGGRRGLGNIHFKSSTNRAPRRTTPGTDGDRRNLRLEMKVMADVGLLGMPNAGKSTLIRSVSAAKPKVANYPFTTLVPNLGVVKLGMHEHFVMADVPGLIEGASEGAGLGLRFLKHLTRTRLLFHVVDVAPFDESDPVEAAKAIVHELGQFSPALSERPRWLVLNKFDLLPEDEREERAQKIIQALNWEGPVFRISAISSDGTDKLVQAAYRWLTEQRRLENEDEEALAREEEMRRRMEEESVARTEDRLGRRRKRDDEDDEDFDDDDYDVEVEYAP from the coding sequence ATGCAGTTCGTCGATGAAGCCTCGATTATTGTTGAGGCGGGCAAAGGCGGCAATGGCTGTCTGAGCTTTCGCCGCGAAAAATATGTGCCCAGGGGCGGCCCCGATGGGGGCGATGGCGGTCATGGTGGTAGCGTTTACCTGATTGGTGACGATGCCCTGAATACCTTGATCGATTTTAAATTCCAGCGCTTCTATAAAGCCCAGAATGGGCAGGGCGGCATGGGCCGTCAAATGAGCGGCAAGGCCGGTGAAGACCTGCACGTCAAGGTGCCGGTAGGTACCACGGTGATCGATGAAGACACCCTGGAAGTCATCGCCGATGTGACCGAGATCGGTCAGGTGGTGCTGGTGGGCGAAGGTGGTCGCCGTGGTTTGGGTAACATCCACTTTAAATCGTCTACCAACCGCGCACCGCGCCGTACGACGCCAGGCACCGACGGTGACCGCCGCAACCTACGCCTGGAAATGAAGGTGATGGCCGATGTGGGCCTGTTGGGCATGCCCAACGCGGGTAAATCGACGCTGATTCGCTCGGTGTCCGCCGCCAAGCCCAAGGTCGCCAACTACCCGTTCACCACCTTAGTGCCCAACTTGGGCGTGGTGAAACTGGGCATGCACGAGCACTTTGTCATGGCCGACGTACCTGGCTTGATCGAAGGGGCCTCTGAAGGCGCAGGATTGGGGCTTCGTTTTTTGAAGCACCTAACCCGTACGCGGCTGCTGTTTCACGTGGTCGACGTGGCGCCGTTTGATGAGTCTGATCCGGTGGAAGCGGCCAAGGCGATTGTCCATGAGCTGGGGCAGTTCTCTCCGGCGCTTTCTGAGCGTCCGCGCTGGCTGGTGCTGAACAAGTTTGACCTGCTGCCGGAAGATGAGCGTGAAGAGCGCGCTCAGAAGATTATTCAGGCGCTCAACTGGGAAGGCCCGGTGTTTCGCATTTCGGCGATCAGTAGCGACGGCACCGATAAGCTGGTTCAGGCGGCTTACCGCTGGTTGACCGAGCAGCGTCGCCTTGAGAACGAAGATGAAGAGGCGCTGGCCCGTGAAGAGGAGATGCGCCGCCGCATGGAAGAAGAGTCGGTTGCGCGTACCGAAGATCGTTTGGGTCGTCGGCGTAAGCGCGACGATGAAGATGACGAAGATTTCGACGACGATGATTACGACGTTGAAGTCGAATACGCTCCTTAG
- the proB gene encoding glutamate 5-kinase has protein sequence MESNEQILGRGALSRARRVVVKIGSALLTNDGRGLDEAAIGGWVDQIAALHQQGIEVVLVSSGAVAAGMVRLGWQMRPSAVHELQAAAAVGQNGLTQCYEQHFARHDMLTAQILLTHDDLSNRKRYLNALSALRTLVEMRVVPVINENDTVVTDEIRFGDNDTLGALVANLLEADALLILTDQEGLFDADPRHNPNAQMIGEGRADDPRLAAVAGSGGALGRGGMTTKVRAAQLAARSGAVTVIASGRQPGVINRVMAGEALGTLLRPDQVPMAARKRWLAGQLQVRGTLVLDAGAVKVLRDKGSSLLAVGVRNVQGGFKRGDMVVCVDEQGASVAKGLVNYGADEARQLAGQPSHQIEAILGYVEAHELIHRDNLVVL, from the coding sequence ATGGAAAGTAACGAGCAAATCCTAGGGCGCGGCGCGCTTAGCCGTGCACGGCGAGTAGTCGTGAAAATCGGCAGTGCGCTGCTGACTAACGATGGTCGCGGCCTGGACGAAGCTGCTATTGGCGGCTGGGTGGATCAAATCGCCGCCTTGCACCAGCAGGGGATTGAAGTGGTACTGGTCTCTTCCGGCGCCGTGGCGGCTGGCATGGTGCGTCTTGGCTGGCAGATGCGCCCCAGCGCCGTGCATGAACTGCAGGCGGCCGCAGCGGTTGGCCAAAATGGCCTGACTCAATGCTACGAGCAGCACTTTGCCCGACACGACATGCTCACCGCACAGATTCTGCTTACCCATGACGACCTTTCCAACCGCAAGCGCTACCTGAATGCGCTCTCTGCGCTGCGTACGCTGGTAGAGATGCGCGTAGTGCCGGTCATCAATGAAAACGACACCGTGGTCACCGATGAGATTCGCTTTGGCGATAACGACACCCTAGGTGCACTGGTTGCTAACCTACTGGAAGCGGATGCGCTGCTGATTTTGACCGACCAGGAAGGCCTGTTTGACGCCGATCCACGCCACAATCCAAACGCCCAGATGATTGGCGAAGGGCGGGCCGACGACCCACGCTTAGCCGCCGTAGCAGGCAGCGGTGGAGCACTCGGGCGTGGGGGTATGACCACCAAAGTTCGTGCGGCGCAGTTGGCGGCGCGCTCTGGGGCGGTCACGGTGATTGCTAGCGGCCGTCAGCCTGGCGTTATCAACCGGGTAATGGCGGGCGAAGCACTCGGCACGCTGTTGCGCCCAGACCAAGTGCCCATGGCAGCGCGCAAGCGCTGGCTGGCGGGGCAGTTGCAGGTGCGCGGCACGCTGGTGCTGGATGCCGGTGCGGTCAAAGTGCTGCGCGATAAAGGCTCTAGTCTATTAGCGGTCGGGGTGCGCAATGTGCAGGGCGGCTTTAAACGCGGCGATATGGTGGTATGCGTGGATGAGCAGGGTGCGTCAGTGGCTAAAGGCTTAGTGAACTATGGCGCCGATGAAGCCCGCCAGTTGGCGGGCCAACCCAGCCATCAGATTGAAGCAATCCTCGGTTACGTGGAAGCCCATGAGCTGATTCACCGCGATAACCTTGTGGTCTTATAA
- a CDS encoding DUF1853 family protein, with protein sequence MLNEGVDGALGNEELGSTVLRDLAWLVATPDLVELPPPIPCGGRPTIKELGLEQALLPWLRQLGRPPLIALNGSRATRMGHYHERLWHTLLDHAPNTRLLARNVRITRQRNTLGELDMLYRTCDNPAPVHLEVAIKFYLGLPEGPGDLKSQSRWIGPGGLDSLALKCTHLRRHQLPLSTTAPALKTLSHWLTPRDLDVSDRRLVEQLTQRLAMPGVLYYPWHASMPAPEGATADHRRGTWCYCRDWPALIARFPSMPRLVWLEKPHWLASPPLSAFRPAAELLPAIIDRVQAWRSPQQVMLYCPEEEHYKRLFLVPNDWPHQVPLPPSAR encoded by the coding sequence GTGCTGAACGAAGGCGTTGACGGCGCTCTAGGGAATGAAGAACTCGGCTCAACGGTGCTGCGGGACTTAGCTTGGCTTGTCGCCACGCCTGATCTGGTGGAGCTACCACCACCGATTCCCTGTGGCGGTCGCCCCACCATCAAAGAGTTAGGGCTGGAGCAAGCGCTACTACCCTGGCTTCGTCAGCTTGGCCGCCCACCGTTAATCGCCTTGAACGGCAGCCGCGCAACGCGCATGGGTCACTATCACGAACGCCTGTGGCATACGCTGTTAGATCATGCACCGAATACGCGACTGCTCGCCCGAAACGTGCGCATTACCCGTCAGCGCAACACCCTGGGCGAGCTGGATATGCTCTACAGAACCTGCGACAACCCGGCGCCGGTGCATTTAGAAGTCGCCATCAAGTTCTATCTGGGTCTACCTGAAGGGCCTGGGGATTTGAAGAGCCAAAGTCGTTGGATAGGTCCCGGCGGGCTAGACAGCCTGGCGCTTAAGTGCACTCACCTGCGACGACATCAACTCCCCCTTTCAACCACGGCACCCGCGCTGAAAACACTATCGCATTGGCTAACGCCACGGGATCTGGACGTTAGTGATAGGCGTTTAGTCGAGCAGTTAACCCAGCGGCTGGCCATGCCCGGCGTGCTTTATTATCCCTGGCACGCCTCCATGCCCGCGCCCGAGGGCGCGACGGCTGACCACCGCCGGGGCACATGGTGCTATTGTCGTGACTGGCCTGCGCTGATCGCCCGCTTTCCCAGCATGCCGCGTCTAGTTTGGCTGGAAAAGCCCCACTGGTTGGCATCACCGCCACTCAGCGCTTTTCGCCCTGCGGCGGAGCTACTACCCGCTATTATTGATAGGGTGCAAGCGTGGCGCTCCCCCCAGCAGGTGATGCTTTATTGCCCAGAGGAAGAACACTACAAACGGCTGTTTTTAGTACCCAACGACTGGCCGCATCAGGTACCTCTACCGCCATCGGCGCGCTAG
- a CDS encoding PepSY domain-containing protein codes for MNTMKKMLLIPTSALLLAAAAGSAQADDSLPMDRIDDVLTHANDYGFSHYEEISIESRGRAEVEGWLDDEWYADVEFSLDNGETLQEQRERLITGAWGMSEDDIRQALDVASQEGMVEFESLDMGKSGIIDIEGRGDDGRELEISVRQGSSEVTQIERD; via the coding sequence ATGAACACCATGAAAAAAATGCTGCTGATCCCGACCTCTGCTCTGCTGCTTGCCGCGGCTGCCGGTAGTGCCCAGGCCGACGACTCGCTGCCGATGGATCGTATTGATGACGTATTGACCCACGCCAATGACTACGGTTTCAGCCACTACGAAGAAATTAGCATTGAAAGCCGTGGCCGCGCCGAAGTAGAAGGCTGGCTGGACGATGAGTGGTACGCCGACGTGGAATTTTCACTCGACAACGGTGAAACACTGCAAGAGCAACGTGAGCGCCTGATTACCGGTGCTTGGGGCATGAGCGAAGATGATATCCGCCAAGCGTTAGACGTGGCCAGCCAGGAAGGTATGGTCGAATTTGAATCTCTCGATATGGGTAAAAGCGGCATCATCGATATCGAAGGCCGCGGCGACGATGGCCGTGAGTTAGAAATCAGCGTGCGCCAAGGTTCTTCTGAAGTGACTCAAATTGAGCGCGATTAA
- a CDS encoding PepSY domain-containing protein yields MSKILRHCKKLLCSVLRRPRRNVTGFALVLLLAGSAVGDQHWESLHGEVRRGEVVPLDTILDWLEAHYIGEVLEVEMEREGGYVEYEIKLLGPQGQVVEFEFDGHNGQLMAIEGVRINDMRR; encoded by the coding sequence ATGAGTAAAATTCTACGCCACTGTAAAAAGCTACTGTGCAGCGTCCTGCGACGCCCACGCCGCAACGTCACTGGGTTCGCCTTGGTGCTGTTGCTGGCGGGTAGCGCGGTGGGTGACCAACACTGGGAGTCGCTACACGGTGAAGTGCGCCGCGGCGAGGTCGTGCCTCTCGATACTATTTTGGACTGGCTGGAAGCGCACTATATAGGCGAAGTGCTGGAGGTTGAGATGGAGCGTGAAGGGGGCTACGTCGAGTATGAAATAAAACTGCTCGGTCCCCAGGGCCAAGTGGTCGAGTTCGAGTTTGATGGCCATAACGGCCAATTGATGGCCATTGAGGGGGTGCGCATCAATGATATGCGCCGCTAG
- a CDS encoding response regulator transcription factor produces MKCLLVEDDQALARELSQALRDGDWLVEHAANGQEADFLVRTEAYDTLILDVGLPDGDGTRWLSAWREDGIDLPVLILTARERWADKAAGFTAGADDYVTKPFESAEVLFRLRALVRRRHGHAHPVLKVGELSLDTHTQHVTLAGRPVGLTAQETRLLGYLMHAAPRVVSRTELSEHVYDRDHEPDSNVIDVQVSRLRRKLGSWRIATLRGQGYRLLSEEPATE; encoded by the coding sequence ATGAAGTGTTTGTTGGTGGAGGATGACCAGGCGCTAGCTCGCGAGCTGAGCCAAGCGCTGCGCGACGGCGACTGGCTTGTAGAGCATGCGGCGAACGGCCAGGAAGCCGATTTCCTAGTGCGCACGGAAGCCTACGACACGCTGATTCTGGATGTCGGGCTACCCGACGGCGATGGTACACGCTGGCTTTCGGCATGGCGGGAAGACGGTATCGACCTGCCGGTGTTGATCCTTACCGCCCGGGAACGCTGGGCCGATAAAGCCGCAGGATTTACTGCCGGGGCAGATGACTACGTCACCAAGCCGTTCGAGTCGGCGGAAGTACTGTTTCGCCTGCGCGCTCTTGTGCGCCGCAGACACGGCCATGCCCATCCAGTACTGAAAGTGGGTGAGCTGAGTTTGGATACCCACACCCAGCACGTCACCTTGGCAGGGCGTCCGGTGGGATTAACCGCCCAGGAAACCCGACTGCTGGGCTATTTAATGCACGCCGCACCGCGGGTGGTGAGCCGCACCGAACTCTCGGAGCACGTTTATGACCGCGACCACGAGCCGGACTCCAATGTGATCGATGTTCAGGTCAGCCGCCTACGTCGCAAGTTGGGCAGTTGGCGAATTGCCACCCTGCGCGGCCAGGGCTACCGCTTATTATCAGAAGAGCCCGCTACCGAATGA
- a CDS encoding sensor histidine kinase: MSRLNSVWPERWVRRWAKRSISLRLLLAVLVMIGLALPVAGTLLSHHYHAAATQAFDERLGATLNVIMAGVTYDRIEQQLVHDRALGDPRFDNVYSGWYWQITDGEQHTLASRSLWDQRLPVIDSDILSARSIPGPRGQSLRVVERDIYLAPLEAPLHISVAARDDVLARDIGEFQRLLWGGLVGLGVLLLGVLALQVRWGLAPLRRMHANLHEVEQGSAEQLDTRLPDELATLAASMNAVLARDQRLIERGRHTAGNLAHALKTPLSVMRLQLRQLPEANRAAWEVELERVDSAVRHHLARASAAGEGVRFAPIDLHATLAPLLNGLSRLAQRRGIELRQTWAGDVKVHMDGQDIQELVGNVMDNALRWADSDVQLQVERDEELLTLTVSDDGPGMSEDECQQAVQRGKRLDEQRSGSGLGLAIVTDLVALYSGQLHLSRASTGGLKVVVELPVIARNPLA, translated from the coding sequence ATGAGTCGACTCAATTCGGTTTGGCCCGAACGTTGGGTAAGGCGCTGGGCAAAGCGCTCCATAAGCTTGCGGCTACTGCTGGCGGTGCTAGTGATGATAGGGCTGGCGCTGCCCGTTGCGGGGACGCTGCTTTCCCACCACTACCACGCCGCCGCAACTCAAGCCTTCGACGAGCGGTTGGGTGCCACCCTCAACGTCATTATGGCGGGCGTTACTTACGACCGCATAGAGCAGCAGCTTGTCCACGACAGGGCGCTGGGCGACCCGCGTTTTGATAATGTCTACTCCGGCTGGTACTGGCAAATCACCGATGGCGAGCAGCATACGTTGGCCTCGCGCTCGCTGTGGGATCAGCGCCTGCCGGTGATCGATAGCGACATCCTTAGCGCCCGCTCGATACCCGGCCCCCGGGGGCAATCGCTTCGCGTGGTAGAGCGTGATATCTATTTGGCGCCATTAGAAGCACCGCTACATATTAGCGTCGCCGCCCGGGATGATGTGTTGGCCCGCGATATTGGCGAATTTCAACGCCTGCTGTGGGGCGGTTTAGTGGGTTTAGGCGTTCTGCTACTCGGCGTGTTGGCGCTGCAGGTACGCTGGGGGCTAGCGCCGCTACGCCGCATGCACGCCAACCTGCATGAGGTGGAGCAGGGGAGCGCTGAACAGTTAGATACCCGCTTGCCTGATGAGCTGGCGACGCTTGCAGCCTCAATGAACGCGGTGCTGGCTCGCGACCAGCGCTTGATCGAGCGTGGCCGCCATACCGCGGGCAACCTGGCCCATGCGCTGAAAACCCCGCTGAGCGTGATGCGCCTGCAGCTACGCCAACTGCCGGAAGCGAACCGCGCCGCCTGGGAGGTTGAGCTAGAGCGCGTGGATAGCGCGGTACGTCATCATTTGGCACGCGCTTCAGCGGCGGGCGAAGGCGTACGCTTTGCGCCGATTGATTTACACGCCACCCTAGCGCCGCTGCTCAACGGGCTTTCCAGGCTTGCCCAGCGGCGTGGCATTGAGCTTCGCCAAACCTGGGCGGGCGACGTTAAGGTGCATATGGATGGGCAGGATATCCAAGAGCTGGTGGGCAACGTCATGGACAATGCGCTGCGCTGGGCAGATAGCGATGTGCAGTTACAGGTAGAGAGGGACGAGGAGCTGTTAACCTTGACCGTTAGCGACGATGGCCCTGGCATGTCAGAAGACGAGTGCCAGCAGGCGGTGCAGCGCGGTAAACGTTTGGATGAACAGCGCTCGGGCAGTGGCCTGGGTTTGGCGATTGTGACAGACCTTGTCGCCCTGTACAGCGGCCAACTGCACCTTAGCCGCGCCAGCACAGGCGGGTTGAAAGTGGTAGTGGAATTGCCCGTCATAGCGCGTAATCCTCTTGCATAA